cccagcccctaaaaaatatatttatacactcacacatatacatataagactacaaataaaagcaataaataagtGGGCTACAGGTTGGGTGGGCCAGTTTATAGCTAATGTGACTCTGGATAAGCCACAAGACTTACTTCTGCTTCAAATGCTTTATGGAAGGCAGGAACGAAGCCATACTAAAAATTTCATAAGGCTATTGTGGTTATGAAATAAGATCACATAGTCCACACACCATGAAATCTATGGAAATAATATACAAGTAACATGAGTTCATGTTTATAGCACTTTATCTTTTTTGAACCATACATGCACCCACTTTCCAAATAGCCTTTCAATTATTATGTTAAAGAGAAAGTTCAAAACTAATTCTGgaataaaaacacatacacaccgAAGGGAATAGAAAAATGTACGTATCCGAGTGCTATTACCCATGAATGttgtcgtgtataactaattaaaacaaataaaatttacaaacaaacaaacaaaaaaaacacccatGGATGTTAGTGTAAAAAATGTCCCCTTCCatcaagttttctttctctgagagAATAAAAGGTCAGAAATTCTCTAACTTGACCAaaaagtgttctctctctctctctctctcacacacacacacacacacacacacacacacaggaaaaaaaggaaaaagggaggaagggagggagggaaggaaggaaggaaggaaggaaggaaggaaggaaggaaggaaataaataaaataaattacagtcGCCTGGAGCCAAATATGGAAAATAGAATGAATGACCATCAAGTTagtattttttggggggttaaaTTCCAAGTTagctattaaatgcatttttaaaattaggaaatacaATATATGAattaagggagaaaagaaaatatacaggagCAGCCAAAAAGGAAatagttaacattttttaaaaaacaaacttatgaCATTGTATATGTAAAGTAAGATGAAACTTCtccagaaaaatataaactacagGGAGTCcctcaagaagaaataaaagtcctCAATAAAATCACTACTAAAATCTTTCACACTTCCCCTATTCCTCAAAGACAGCAGAACAGTTGGACAGTTTTATAGGAGAATGTGCCAAATCtttacataaaaattagaaaaacagcaTGACAAAGATCTGTCCTTATTTGCAGACAAGATTTCTACAAAGAATATCTAAGAGAATCGATATATAATtggaactaataaaaaaattcagcaacGATGTTCAATATAAGGTAAACATACAAAAGCAACCAGTGGCATCCTTGCACACCAGCAATAACCAATTTGAAAAATGTAATAAGTGTTATAATTGTAACAATAAAGTATTCAGGAACAAATGAAGGAAcgagaatataaattaaaaatatattaatattcagtACTACAAAGCAATTTTCccaattcatttataaaaacaattttaatcaaaatcattttttttccatagaaaattCATCTAGAAAAGGGGCtgtggctcggcggtagagcactcgactagcacgtgcaaggcctgggtttgatccttagcaccacatataaataaataaataaaataaaggtattgtatcaactacaactaaaaaatatttttaaaagaaattcaccTAGAAGAGAAAAGTGCCaagaacaactaaaataattttgaagaatacAGTAGGGAAAATGTAGAATCAAAACACTGTTAAAcaaatagaccaatggaacaaaagCACTTTAAAAACGAAACTGTAGCTGACAGAGGTTGTGCAGTAATTCAAATGGGTTATCTGACAAACTGTGCAGAAGGCATACTGcttatttatgtgaaaaaaataaaattatgttcctTATAacagagacaaaaataaacataaagggattagagaaatgtataaaaaattgtaaaaactgttaaaaaaacatGGCAGAACTTTTATGACTTTAAAGgcaggattttaaaataatttttaaaacacaaaagaccaaagaaagaacaaaaaaagtgaaaagacaaactaGAGAGCAGTAGAAGAGATGTGCAATGCAAATAACTGACAAAGACTATCAAGAATATTTATACAACAAAAGGCAATAaacctttgggctggggatgtggctcaagcggtagcgcactctcctggcatgcgtgcggcccgggttcgatcctcagcaccacatacaaacagagatgttgtgtccgccgagaactaaaaaaataaatatgaaaaaattctctctctcttaaaaaaaaaaaggcaataaacTTAACAGAGCAGTGGCAGATTACAACAGAAATcccaaatggccaaaaaatatacaaaaacacaCTTACTCTTATTactgaaaagggaaatgaaaattgcTAAACCACTGAGATATCATTTCAAAGGCTGGCAAAAACTTTAAAGCATGAGAACACCAGGATGGGGAGAAGAGAGAGGTTCAAACTCttggtgagaaaataaatgaagtaaccACTTGAATTGAAGATGCTTATATCTTACAATGCAACAATtccacttttgttttttgggttttttaaaaaatatatttttagttgtagatggatacaatacctttatttatttctttttatgtggtgctgaggattgaacccagtgcgtcacacattccaggcaagcgctctaccactaagtcacaacaCCAGCCCAACAATTCCACTTTTGGTAAAGACATTGAAACTTTTACTCATGTGCATGATAGACAGGTATAATAAGAATTTTGCTGCAAAATGGtttataagaacataaaaattaagaaattgtatATCCATCAATAGAAAAATGAGtgaattgcaaaagaaaaatgagtaaatagaAGAGCACACTACTGcagttaaaaatgaacaaatgagcaGTACACATACTGATGTATAGTCTCAAAAACAAACTTGAGTGAAAAAAGCAAGCTACAGAATGATCCcactttacatgtatttttaaaactcgCAAAACAGCAAGGTTTATGGACATAAACATTCAGTaaggacataaaaatatttgggggaatgATAAATATCCTATTTATGAGAAGGGTTATCATAAATAGGGCATAAACAGGGCAGGGAGATGGGAAAGGAAtgagagaaaagagaacagaagaGTCATCAAGTATATCTTTCATTCATGGATAGACAGATATGATATAGGCATTTATGTATGGACATAGCTATAGATGTATTTGACATAACACTTCAAGATGGTTGGGTTATGAGTACATGGGTATTTACTTTTCTATACttctatatatttgaaatattttataatacaaacttccttaaaagaaaatgcattttttaaaaaaatgaactagacacacatctgtaattccagcagcttgggaggctgaggcagcaggattgcaagttcaaagccagcctcagcaatttagcaaggctgtaagcaactcagcaagaccttgtctcaaatgaaaaataaaaaagggctggggatgtggctcagtggttaagtgcccctgggttcaatcctggtaccaaaaaaaccaaaaacaaacaaacaaacaaaaaaactagagTTGTGATATTAACATAAATACATgtcaaaaacaaaatgttgagttaaaaaaaaaacaagctgaaGAAATACACATATGATATCACTTATATACTatgtaaaacaatttttagaCCTATACACATATTTCTCATTGTACAGACTTTCAAGGCAATGATATACTCTAGGATGATGGCTCTTTCTGATAGGGAGGAATAGGGAGGGGAATACAGGAAGCTTTAGCTAAATCtgtaatatttcttcaaaaagtcTGAAGCAAATATAGCATTTGttaaagcaggtattgagtggttcttttgaaaaatcacatatataataaatattgtacATATGATATACATATCCAtagcaatagaagaaaaagagtaaaaacagAGCTAACATCCAAGCACTTACTATACAGTAGGCACAGGTCtatgttatttttctaatctGAAAAATAACCCAGTagccaaaccaaaacaaaaaaataccccAGGAGGTAGATGCTAttaatatccccattttatagaagaaaaactgaaacaaagagaAGTGAAGTTTGCTCAAGGTTATAAAACtagtaaatcataaaaataagatatgaaGCTAAGATTCCTGCTCTCTAGCTTATAGCTTAATACCTTTGTCATTACACCATTCTCTATTCTTTCACATATGttggaaatatttcattaaaatacattttaaacctATGATTATACAGAaaagcacacatacatacatgtccATGTAACTCACACTGGTTCTAAAGATGCTAAAAGAATTTTAGGAATGTCTCAAGGAGAGCAGAATCCTGCCTGCTctaatttactaatttatatgtttaaggtttgtttttgttttgaaacagggtcttgctagctaaattgcccaagctggcctggaacttgattcttctgcctctgcttcctgagtagctgggatttcagatgtgtATCACCACGCTCGGCAAGGtttggtatttttaaagtttatttcataGTCAACATTATTTCTTCAATATCCCtaagataatattttttgaatCCTAGACAACTTGTTTGGGGAAGCATTTAACGAATTTAACCATCTTTTTTTCTCAGTTGAGGCAAAATTTGATTACCTACCTTTAGGTCTGAATCATTGAGTTTTTTAGTAAGTAACTGCCAAGAAATTTAATTGAAtttcaattattcatttttttcctggtctCTAAATTATGagttggtttattttaaaaattcataactaaaattattaaatgataaaaatataatttgtacaGGATTTATACCACAAAGCAAATGGGAGGCTAGCATTGTCAGTCACTGAATTTAGGCACTGATAATATACTAACCCCATACTCAGTGTCCCCAATACCACTGTTACCATTTCTTAAAGATGTCTCTTCTTAACTATATACCCACTTCTCATGGCTCTCATTTACTAACCTACAGAAtatgtattcaaaaaataaaaaagattttgctTGTAAAGTTCACCCTAGTATAAGAAAAAGACAAGTAAACCAAAATTATCTATAATACattaagtactttaaaaatgtattgaaaagTTATTAGAGAAACATAAGGATTGGGAGAGTTGTGAAGGCAGCCAGTGCACTTTGTGACTAGGACACCTAGATCAATAAAGAGTACTTATCcatgaaaatttgttttaaagggGAAGAAGAGAGTAATAGCTAGAGGCATAGGTTCTAAAGAAGGATTTAAGGTGGAGGAATAAATACTCAGCATCAACTCCGGAAAGCTACTTTCCTTGACTATGCATCTCCTTTAAAACTAAATCCCAAGAGGTCACTTACTAAGCCTGAGCAAATCACTTCACATTTCTAAGCTTCAAATGAGATGATGTTCAAGAAATTTAGAGCAGGAATACCAATAAACGAACTCTGAAGTTCTTTCTAGATCTAAAATTCCATGACTAACAGAGGATCTGAAATCTTTAAACCTAAAAGTACATTATAAAATCTTCAATAtccaagaaaaaaacaagaccaCAAGAGTTTATATAAttgctttctattatttttgcaaaattataACAATTATTTCCTTATCTGATCAGTAAAATTTCCATCAAAGATGGTGCCTTCTTTTTTGGCgtgtatggtgctgggaattgaacccaggggccttgagtgtgacaggcaagcactctatcaactgagctatatccctagcccaagaCAGTGCCTTCTTATCAGAGTTGGTACAATATTTCTCCCCCACAAATGTGGACttctaatttttttggttttttttggacgagggattgaacccagaggcgcttaaccagtggagccatatccccagagcCCTCTACTTGCACCCCTGCagctttttggtactagggattgaacccaggggttctccaccactaacccacatccccagccttttttgagtcagggtcttgctaagttgctgaagctggtttttaacttatgatcctcctgcctcagcctcccaagccactgggattataggaatgtaccacagtgcctggctaaaCCTGGACTTCTAAAGAATTAATACACACAACTGTTTTACAATAATGGAAATAGATCTCTTAAAAGCCCATAGtttaggagctggggctgtggctcagtggcagagttcttgcctagcacgtgtgaggtactgggtttgatcctcagcaccacataaaaaataaatacataaaataaagatattgtgtccatctacaactaaaaaaaaaaaaaaagttaaaaaaagccCATAGcttagaaataaatgcaaatcatcttttaaaatgaagatgtcTATGCAAAcatgcatattatatatttacaatatatttgttaattatctccattttaaatttcaaaatgtataccACAATCAAACtcattattctttataattaaaatagactagtaaaaaaataaataagttgaagATTCATGATGAGTTTTTAAGAAACAGCCAAATTAGCTCTTCATAGTAACATGCCTTCTTCTTACTTTTACTATTACACATTCTGAAATTTATAACAAGGTTTCCCTTACCTGATATGGACAAGGAATGTGATATTCTCTGCAGCGTTCTTGTATCCATGTTGTTTCCCAGATGCCACGGTAAGCTTGCTCATAAAAGTAGCATCCAATTACAACCAAGAGTGGTACCAGATAAAGAATGCTGAAAACACCAATCCGGATCATAAACTTCACTAATTTATCTTGGTTCTCCTTTTCTAATGGAATCTCAATTCGAACTCTGTTCAGAGATATAATGCCAGCTAAAAGGAGAGAAACCCCAACTACCACATATAGGCAGAGGGGAGCAAGAACAAAATATCTCAATGCATCAACATCGTAGAGGCCAACAAAACACACGCCACTAATATTGTCACCTTCAATTTTATTCATCGCTAAAAGGATGATAGTCAGAGTTCCAGGAATGCCCCATGCACTGGCATGAAATAGCAGTGCTTTCTTCTCGATGGCTTCACTACCCCACTTTGGCACAGCTGCTAAAAACCATGTGATGGTAAGAATTACCCACCACACACTGCCAGCCATTGTGAAAAAATAGAGTACCATAAAAAGCATGGTACAGGCTTTATTATGAGATCCTTGTGTCACTGTGGAAGCCTTATACTGTGCAGGACTGGATGCATTGCAGGCTACTCGGTCCTCAAGCAAAAACCcaatgaagaaaattaatgatACCATCATGTAGCAGACTGCATAAAATATAATAGGCCTTTCAGGATAGCGGAATCTTGTGACATCaatcaaaaaagttaaaaaagtaaacaacGTTGCAGAAAGGCAAATGATTGAAATCAATCCTATGAAATAGCGGGCAAACGACAGTTCTTCTCTCCTGAAGTACATATTTGGACAAGGAGGTGAACAATCACGCACGTGTAAAAAAGAATAACCAAGATCAGGGTCAATTTTCAACTCCCGGGGACACCAAAAACCATAATCTCTCTGCACTGCCACTGGGGCTCCTTCAGTTGGATCTCCAACTAGATTCAGATCCACAAGTCGAGGATATGGCTCATCACAATCTGGAAACCTAAAAAAACACAAGATGAGAACCAATTTTATTTACAGGGAAATGTACTGCCTCCTAACAATGTGGATTTCCAAGTTTAGGACCCATGACCTTAGTTATTCCTATGTCCTTGGAGGGAAATTGTGGAAGTATCAATAAAGTAAATGGTGGTTATCTTGTTCATGGACCAATGAATCAGATAtacctgaccaaaaaaaaaaaaaaaaaaaagacatgattttaaacttaaatttgttTTACCTTCAAAATCAGTACTAATAAATAGCAAAATGCAGCTATATTATGAATAGTACAGAGTATTTAGGACACAGTTAAGACTGAATGATTGGGAAGTTTggggccatcctgggcaatttacaaagaccctgtttcaaaataaataaaaaggc
This portion of the Urocitellus parryii isolate mUroPar1 chromosome 14, mUroPar1.hap1, whole genome shotgun sequence genome encodes:
- the Fzd3 gene encoding frizzled-3, which encodes MAMSWMVFSLWLLTMFVGHISGHSLFSCEPITLRMCQDLPYNTTFMPNLLNHYDQQTAALAMEPFHPMVNLDCSRDFRPFLCALYAPICMEYGRVTLPCRRLCQRAYSECSKLMEMFGVPWPEDMECSRFPDCDEPYPRLVDLNLVGDPTEGAPVAVQRDYGFWCPRELKIDPDLGYSFLHVRDCSPPCPNMYFRREELSFARYFIGLISIICLSATLFTFLTFLIDVTRFRYPERPIIFYAVCYMMVSLIFFIGFLLEDRVACNASSPAQYKASTVTQGSHNKACTMLFMVLYFFTMAGSVWWVILTITWFLAAVPKWGSEAIEKKALLFHASAWGIPGTLTIILLAMNKIEGDNISGVCFVGLYDVDALRYFVLAPLCLYVVVGVSLLLAGIISLNRVRIEIPLEKENQDKLVKFMIRIGVFSILYLVPLLVVIGCYFYEQAYRGIWETTWIQERCREYHIPCPYQVTQTSRPDLILFLMKYLMALIVGIPSVFWVGSKKTCFEWASFFHGRRKKEIVNESRQVLQEPDFAQSLLRDPNTPIIRKSRGTSTQGTSTHASSTQLAMVDDQRSKAGSVHSKVSSYHGSLHRSRDGRYTPCSYRGVEERLPHGSTSRLTDHSRHSSSHRLNEQSRHSSIRDLSNNPMTHITHGTSMNRVIEEDGTSA